Genomic window (Heterodontus francisci isolate sHetFra1 unplaced genomic scaffold, sHetFra1.hap1 HAP1_SCAFFOLD_695, whole genome shotgun sequence):
gctccccctcatcccctcccCCTATTCCTCCACGCTCCCGCTCTCGTACCAtctctgtaccccctctctgtctctctctctcaccatctctctcactctctctcccctagaTCTTTCCTGATCCTTGCGATTCATATGAGGGTCAATGCAAACTCAAGGACCGTCTGCCTTCCATTGTGGTCGAGCCAACTGATGTGAGTGAGGTGGAGAGTGGGGAACTGCGCTGGCCTCCAGAGGAACTCCTCATCACCGAGCAGGAAGGAGAGGGAGATTGGGTGACTCCCCGGTCTGGCGAACGGGTCCAGACAGAAAGTGAGCCCGGTACGttatgggagagggggaggggaaagaagcaaagagggaggggggagagtagagggggatggggagggttgaaagggagagagggagtattTCACATGTGAAGGGTGGTCACCTGAATGAGGT
Coding sequences:
- the LOC137364926 gene encoding protein LBH-like isoform X2; the encoded protein is MNIQDVKQTLSRVSTMTDVMINSCKPAAEEMGLKHDDNRLPFQIFPDPCDSYEGQCKLKDRLPSIVVEPTDVSEVESGELRWPPEELLITEQEGEGDWVTPRSGERVQTESEPASEEDGKEHGSPEQGYSLASTD